The following proteins are co-located in the Candidatus Schekmanbacteria bacterium RIFCSPLOWO2_02_FULL_38_14 genome:
- a CDS encoding 23S rRNA (guanosine(2251)-2'-O)-methyltransferase RlmB: MDKESQNFVYGINPVLELLKAERRKARKLLLSRENRSKAVDRILTFAGEKGIQIEWKEKKELDKISLFSNHQGIICLTTPFTFKKLADSIDEKTDRATSADFYIILDSINDPMNFGSIIRSCVIAGVDGIVIPKHGSCPVTATVAKASAGAVEYASIIMETNLVNAISLMKEKGLWVFGLDEKGRLPYTEIDFSVPLALVFGSEGKGIRNLVKKNCDETVSIPSRAGMTSLNVSSAVSVVAFEVARQRGVRLGKGSNSKA; the protein is encoded by the coding sequence ATGGATAAAGAATCACAAAATTTTGTCTATGGCATAAACCCTGTTCTTGAGCTTTTAAAAGCAGAAAGAAGAAAAGCCCGGAAGCTCTTACTGTCAAGAGAGAACCGTTCAAAGGCGGTTGACCGGATATTAACTTTTGCAGGGGAAAAAGGCATCCAGATTGAATGGAAGGAAAAAAAAGAGTTGGATAAAATCTCGCTTTTCTCAAACCATCAGGGGATTATCTGTCTTACAACCCCATTTACTTTTAAAAAGCTGGCTGATTCCATTGATGAAAAAACTGACCGCGCCACCAGCGCTGACTTTTACATCATCCTTGACAGCATAAACGACCCAATGAATTTTGGCTCAATAATAAGGAGCTGCGTGATTGCCGGAGTTGACGGGATAGTTATTCCAAAACACGGCTCCTGCCCTGTAACAGCAACAGTTGCAAAAGCCTCTGCAGGGGCTGTTGAATATGCCTCAATAATAATGGAGACCAATCTCGTAAATGCAATCTCTTTAATGAAAGAAAAGGGGCTTTGGGTTTTTGGTCTTGATGAAAAGGGACGCCTTCCCTATACAGAAATAGATTTTTCTGTCCCCCTTGCCCTTGTTTTTGGAAGCGAAGGAAAAGGAATTAGAAATCTGGTAAAAAAGAACTGCGACGAAACAGTTTCTATCCCGTCAAGGGCAGGTATGACCTCCCTCAATGTATCTTCAGCGGTTTCAGTTGTTGCCTTTGAGGTTGCAAGACAGCGCGGGGTTAGACTCGGAAAGGGCTCTAATTCTAAAGCCTGA
- a CDS encoding pyruvate kinase, which translates to MRKTKIVATIGPASSSEQVLKELISAGVNVVRLNFSHGTRQWHKSLIQSIRKISSELGKPIAILQDLTGPRIRIGNLKDKSILLKNGMLFDLTTQNIIGGEKRISVNYKNLPQEIKKGDTILIADGSVRAEVIGKSKTEIRCKVTAGGLISSKKGINLPFTKLKIPSLTAKDIKDLELGIKCNVDFIALSFVRSAEDIKKVKEIIRKKGASIPVIAKIEKPEAVKKIDEIIEASDGLMVARGDLGVEIPIEEIPQVQKMIINKSNLCGKPVITATQMLKSMVENPEPTRAEVTDIANSVLDGTDAMMLSEETAVGKYPLRAVKIMSKIAESTEKYLPEQKIFCKENMKREKTIPDAISHTACLTALDLNAKAIIAPTQSGYTAIQVSRFRPWQVIIAVSPDIKTVRRLSLCWGVCSILIDSFKNTDDMINKAEKASLESGLVKKGDMVVMTAGLPVGKKGNTNIIKAFRL; encoded by the coding sequence TTGCGTAAGACAAAAATTGTTGCCACAATTGGACCTGCGAGCAGTTCAGAGCAAGTTCTTAAAGAGCTTATATCAGCAGGGGTCAATGTGGTACGGCTTAATTTTTCCCACGGAACAAGGCAGTGGCACAAGAGTCTCATCCAATCCATCAGAAAAATATCTTCAGAGCTTGGCAAACCGATTGCAATACTCCAGGACCTCACAGGACCAAGGATAAGGATTGGCAATTTAAAAGATAAAAGTATTCTGCTTAAAAATGGAATGCTGTTTGACCTGACAACGCAGAATATTATTGGGGGCGAGAAAAGGATATCAGTAAATTATAAAAATCTCCCTCAGGAAATAAAAAAAGGCGACACTATACTGATTGCAGACGGCTCTGTCAGGGCTGAGGTAATTGGCAAATCTAAAACTGAGATAAGATGCAAAGTAACAGCAGGGGGGTTAATTTCATCAAAAAAAGGAATAAACCTCCCATTCACAAAATTAAAAATCCCATCTCTAACTGCAAAGGATATTAAGGATTTAGAGCTTGGAATTAAGTGCAATGTGGATTTTATAGCACTCTCATTTGTGCGCAGTGCAGAGGACATCAAAAAGGTAAAGGAGATAATAAGAAAAAAAGGGGCTTCAATTCCAGTTATAGCAAAAATCGAAAAACCTGAAGCAGTAAAAAAGATTGATGAGATAATTGAAGCATCTGACGGGTTAATGGTAGCAAGGGGTGATTTGGGAGTTGAAATCCCTATAGAAGAGATACCTCAGGTTCAGAAGATGATAATAAACAAGAGTAATCTCTGCGGAAAACCTGTTATAACAGCCACACAGATGTTAAAATCAATGGTGGAGAATCCGGAGCCTACAAGGGCAGAGGTAACTGATATTGCCAATTCAGTTCTTGATGGGACAGACGCCATGATGTTGTCTGAAGAGACTGCGGTTGGAAAATATCCGCTCAGGGCAGTGAAGATTATGTCAAAGATTGCTGAAAGCACAGAAAAATATCTTCCGGAGCAGAAGATTTTCTGCAAAGAAAATATGAAAAGAGAAAAGACAATCCCTGATGCCATATCCCATACTGCCTGTTTAACAGCCCTTGATTTAAATGCAAAGGCAATAATTGCTCCAACCCAGTCCGGTTATACTGCAATACAGGTCTCAAGGTTCAGACCATGGCAGGTAATAATTGCAGTAAGCCCTGATATTAAAACAGTCAGAAGACTTTCATTATGCTGGGGTGTCTGTTCAATATTGATAGATAGTTTCAAAAACACTGATGACATGATAAACAAAGCTGAAAAGGCCTCTCTGGAGTCAGGGCTTGTGAAAAAGGGAGATATGGTTGTTATGACAGCGGGTTTGCCTGTTGGAAAGAAAGGAAATACAAATATTATAAAGGCTTTCAGGTTATAG
- a CDS encoding 6-phosphofructokinase, whose amino-acid sequence MKNRKKIGILTGGGDCPGLNAVIRAVTKTAINEYGFEVIGFKDGYEGLVENRFQKLSFMAASGIMSQGGTILGTSNKANPFSYPVKKNGKILHKDLSDIALKNYKKNRLDALICTGGDGTLSIAYKLYKKGINVIGIPKTIDNDVNFTDTTSGFDSAVVIATDAIDKLQTTAQSHHRVMIVEVMGRYAGWLGLCSGIAGGADIILIPEIPFEIKKICRRVLDRSRGSGKKFSIIVVSEGAKPKDGEMVVKKIVTDSPDPIRLGGIGNCVAAQIEKITGLEVRVTVLGHIQRGGSPTAYDRILATKFGCEAVRFVAEKNFGKMVALNGWKITPVEIEKAIKSLKKVSPDSHLVRYARSVGTSFGD is encoded by the coding sequence ATGAAAAACAGAAAAAAAATCGGAATTCTAACAGGCGGAGGCGACTGCCCGGGGCTTAATGCAGTGATTCGGGCCGTTACAAAAACTGCAATCAACGAATACGGCTTTGAGGTGATAGGCTTTAAGGATGGCTATGAGGGGCTTGTTGAAAACAGATTCCAAAAACTATCCTTTATGGCAGCATCAGGAATTATGAGTCAGGGCGGGACAATACTTGGCACTTCAAACAAAGCTAACCCGTTCAGTTACCCTGTGAAAAAAAACGGTAAGATTCTTCACAAAGACCTTTCAGACATTGCTTTAAAAAATTATAAAAAAAACAGGCTTGATGCCTTGATATGTACCGGTGGAGACGGAACACTTTCAATTGCGTATAAACTTTACAAAAAAGGGATAAATGTCATTGGCATACCAAAGACCATTGACAATGATGTCAATTTTACTGATACGACCTCAGGATTTGATTCAGCTGTGGTTATAGCAACAGATGCAATTGACAAGCTCCAGACAACAGCCCAGTCCCATCACAGGGTGATGATAGTTGAGGTTATGGGGCGTTATGCGGGGTGGCTTGGGCTTTGTTCAGGGATTGCAGGAGGCGCTGACATTATCCTTATTCCTGAAATACCATTTGAAATAAAAAAAATCTGCCGGAGGGTTCTTGATAGAAGCAGGGGAAGCGGAAAAAAGTTCAGCATTATTGTTGTTTCTGAAGGGGCAAAGCCAAAAGACGGTGAGATGGTGGTAAAAAAAATTGTTACAGACAGCCCGGACCCTATAAGGCTTGGTGGTATAGGGAACTGTGTTGCAGCACAGATTGAAAAAATAACAGGGCTTGAAGTGAGAGTAACTGTTCTTGGCCACATACAGCGCGGAGGTTCTCCAACTGCATATGACAGGATTCTTGCGACAAAGTTTGGGTGCGAGGCTGTGAGGTTTGTAGCTGAAAAGAATTTTGGCAAGATGGTTGCTTTAAATGGATGGAAAATCACCCCTGTCGAAATTGAAAAAGCCATTAAAAGCCTGAAAAAGGTTTCTCCAGATTCTCATCTTGTAAGGTATGCAAGGTCAGTAGGCACATCTTTTGGGGATTGA
- a CDS encoding cysteine--tRNA ligase, producing the protein MSLKIYNSMTGEKEVFVPLSEKKVKMYACGVTVYDLCHIGHARSATVFDIIRRYLEYRGFEVTFVKNFTDIDDKIINRAREEKKTCEEVASLYIREYYEDMHALGVKDATVEPKATQYVQEIIEMTSGLIENGFAYEIGGDVYFSVRKFNGYGKLSKKNIEELESGARVEVDERKKDPLDFALWKASKPDEPFWISPWGKGRPGWHIECSVMSMKLLGESLDIHGGGKDLIFPHHENEIAQSEAFSGKFFARYWVHNGFVNINNEKMSKSLGNFFTIKDIFKIYPPEAVRLFLLSTHYRSPIDFSEENLKSAISGIERVYTTLLRIEEIKRSRSGQRSAVSGQRSTNNFIDKVKNFKASFEEAMDDDFNSAKALGKIFELVKEINILTGDKREFSKDEMNFLIEAEKAITKSGEVLGLFQENPEEWFKKAKPDAEGGINEEDIKKLIEERNEARKKKDWQMADKIRKTLLEKNISLEDTPSETKWRRIK; encoded by the coding sequence ATGTCTTTAAAAATCTACAATTCAATGACAGGGGAAAAAGAGGTTTTTGTCCCTCTTTCTGAAAAGAAGGTCAAGATGTACGCCTGCGGTGTTACAGTTTACGACCTCTGCCATATCGGCCATGCAAGAAGCGCAACGGTCTTTGACATTATCAGAAGATACCTTGAATACAGAGGCTTTGAAGTAACCTTTGTAAAAAATTTCACTGACATAGATGATAAAATTATAAACAGGGCAAGGGAAGAAAAGAAAACCTGTGAAGAAGTTGCCTCACTCTACATCAGGGAATACTACGAGGATATGCACGCCCTTGGAGTAAAAGATGCGACTGTTGAGCCAAAGGCAACCCAGTATGTTCAGGAAATAATAGAGATGACAAGTGGTTTGATTGAAAATGGCTTTGCCTATGAGATTGGAGGAGATGTCTATTTCTCGGTAAGAAAGTTTAATGGCTACGGAAAGTTATCAAAGAAAAACATCGAGGAGCTTGAATCAGGCGCAAGGGTTGAGGTTGACGAGAGGAAAAAAGATCCCCTTGATTTTGCCCTCTGGAAAGCCTCCAAGCCTGATGAGCCTTTCTGGATTAGCCCGTGGGGAAAGGGGAGGCCCGGGTGGCATATAGAATGCTCCGTAATGTCAATGAAGCTTCTTGGTGAAAGCCTTGATATACACGGCGGAGGAAAAGACCTGATTTTTCCCCATCATGAGAATGAAATAGCCCAGTCCGAGGCTTTCTCCGGAAAATTTTTTGCCAGGTACTGGGTTCATAACGGATTTGTTAATATCAACAACGAAAAAATGTCAAAATCCCTTGGAAATTTTTTCACAATAAAAGATATTTTTAAAATTTATCCCCCTGAGGCTGTAAGGCTTTTCCTTCTTTCAACCCATTACAGAAGCCCCATAGATTTTTCAGAAGAAAATTTAAAAAGCGCCATCTCAGGCATTGAAAGGGTTTACACGACTCTTTTAAGAATTGAGGAGATTAAAAGGTCAAGAAGCGGTCAGCGGTCAGCGGTCAGCGGTCAGCGGTCAACTAATAATTTCATAGATAAGGTGAAAAATTTCAAAGCCTCTTTTGAAGAGGCAATGGATGATGATTTTAATTCCGCAAAAGCGCTTGGGAAGATTTTTGAGCTTGTAAAGGAGATAAATATTTTAACAGGGGATAAGAGGGAATTTTCAAAGGATGAGATGAATTTTTTAATTGAAGCGGAAAAAGCCATAACAAAAAGCGGTGAGGTTTTGGGGCTTTTTCAGGAAAATCCTGAGGAGTGGTTTAAAAAGGCAAAGCCTGATGCAGAAGGCGGGATTAATGAAGAAGATATTAAAAAACTGATTGAAGAAAGGAACGAGGCAAGAAAGAAAAAAGACTGGCAGATGGCAGATAAAATAAGAAAGACCCTTCTTGAAAAAAATATTTCCCTTGAAGACACACCCTCTGAAACCAAATGGCGCAGGATAAAATAA